In a single window of the Populus alba chromosome 16, ASM523922v2, whole genome shotgun sequence genome:
- the LOC140954733 gene encoding ubiquitin carboxyl-terminal hydrolase 8-like, producing the protein MTAIDERFDEMVGMGTSFGAGSVKMKWCTNHVRHQGAPYDLGVVLRELVAWVYGDGRILGGELALALRDLSSKLWTPGSTPAAPAIFKRKLADFASQSGQYQSTLVCPARNKKSVTFDPFMYLSLPLPSTTMRTMTLTVLSTDGRNLPSPITVTVPKCGRLKDLIGALSIACSLRDIDEIYTRKKKFHPMTEPSDSIAWIRDEDKLVAYRLPKDNQNSLLVVFMHERVESPLFMPAEDACNDYDDVGITTSEDSTMENVISPTIRKGMDTGIEDDQCSSSDFRFYLKYGLRSIEMEMNDPLPVPKFNDDLKVYATWSENTIEKYDTCLLNLEDFPIDDFELSTSISQKDSQFSNHYVFYATSNHHGGTGCGHYDAFIDVSGVHSIYAFSFIAFG; encoded by the exons ATGACTGCTATAGATGAAAGGTTTGATGAGATGGTGGGGATGGGGACTTCTTTTGGTGCTGGTTCTGTTAAAATGAAGTGGTGCACTAATCATGTTCGACACCAAGGAGCTCCTTATGATCTGGGGGTGGTCTTAAGAGAGTTGGTTGCTTGGGTTTATGGGGATGGCAGAATCTTGGGA GGAGAGCTTGCTTTAGCACTTAGGGATTTGTCAAGTAAGTTATGGACACCAGGAAGTACCCCGGCGGCTCCTGCAATATTCAAGCGAAAACTAGCAGATTTTGCTTCTCAATCT GGTCAGTATCAGTCAACACTGGTTTGCCCTGCTCGCAACAAGAAGTCTGTCACATTTGATCCATTTATGTACTTATCACTGCCGCTACCTTCAACAACAATGCGGACTATGACTTTGACTGTTTTGAGCACTGATGGGAGGAATTTACCATCCCCTATTACTGTAACTGTGCCTAAATGTGGGAGGCTCAAGGATCTCATTGGGGCCTTGAGCATTGCGTGTTCTTTGAGAGACATTGATGAAAT atatacaagaaaaaaaaaatttcatcccaTGACTGAGCCATCTGACTCGATAGCCTGGATCAGAGACGAAGACAAACTTGTTGCTTACCGGTTACCAAAAGATAACCAGAATTCACTCTTAGTTGTCTTTATGCACGAAAGGGTGGAAAG TCCACTTTTTATGCCTGCTGAAGATGCATGCAATGACTATGATGATGTGGGGATCACAACAAGTGAAGATTCTACAATGGAGAATGTCATTAGCCCCACAATCCGTAAAGGCATGGACACTGGAATAGAGGATGACCAGTGTTCCAGTTCTGATTTTCGATTCTATTTGAAATATGGATTGAGATCAATAGAGATGGAGATGAATGATCCATTACCTGTCCCAAAATTTAACGATGACTTGAAGGTCTATGCAACTTGGTCAGAAAACACGATTGAGAAGTATGATACATGTCTTCTCAACTTGGAGGACTTCCCAATCGATGATTTTGAACTGTCAACCTCCATTTCCCAGAAGGACAGCCAGTTTTCCAATCATTATGTATTTTATGCAACAAGTAATCATCATGGAGGCACGGGATGTGGTCACTACGATGCATTTATTGATGTAAGTGGTGTTCATTCTATCtatgcattttcttttattgccTTTGGTTAA